From Ammoniphilus oxalaticus:
TTGATAGAATGAGGAAGACAAAAGTATTGGTCGTCGATGATTCCGCCTTTATGAGAAAAGTGTTATCCGAGATTCTATCAACAGATGCAGGGATCGAAGTTGTTGGGACAGCAAGAAACGGTCAGGATGCGATCGCGAAGGTAGCGGAAATAAAGCCTGATGTTGTGACAATGGATATAGAAATGCCAAAAATGGACGGAATCGAAGCGTTGCGCTTTTTGATGGAAAACAATCCATTGCCAATTGTCATGATTAGTAGTTTAACGCAACAAGGCGCCGATGCGACAGTTCAAGCGTTGGAGTTAGGCGCGATTGACTTTATTTCTAAACCAAGCGGAGCTATCTCGCTAGATATACATAAGGTAAAAGAACAGATCATTGAAAAAGTTAAATCGGCTGCGCAAGCAAACCCCAAACGGATAATGGCTGTTTTAAAAAGGGATCAAACGAAGATCAACGTTTTGAACCAGCGGGAACCGCGCGGTTTGTTGCAAACGGCTACAACGAGCGCGCCGCACTTGATCGTGATTGGAGTTTCCACCGGCGGACCGAATGCGTTGAAATGTTTACTTGAGGAGCTGCCGGAAGATTTTCCAGCAGCTCTTTTTATCGTTCAGCACATGCCGGCTAGATTTACAAAGTCACTGGCTCGTCGTCTTAATGACGTTTGTGAACTCCAAGTGCGGGAAGCTGAGCAAGGAGTCGTTGCGCAGGCTGGCTATGCTTATATTGCGCCGGGGGATTACCATATGGAGATACGCGCTCGCCATCGAGGGGGATGGCAAATTGAGTTGAATCAAGATGATCCAGTTGGTAGTCATCGACCATCCGTCGATAAGCTCTTTGAATCGGTTTCAAAACTGAATCATCCAAGTAAAATCGCGATCATTTTAACCGGTATGGGTAGTGATGGCACGAAAGGCCTGGAATTGATGAAACAAAGCGGATGTCGGGAAGCGATTGCCGAGGCTGAAAGTTCTTGTGTTATTTTTGGAATGCCGCGGGCCGCGATCCATTCAGGCAATATTGACCGCATTTTGCCGATTCATGAGATAGGACCGTATTTAACGAAAAAATTGATAAACAGAACTGAATGATGACTGCGTATCAATGGGGAGGAAACGGGGTATGGAAATGAATCAGTACCTGAATCTGTTTATTGAAGAATCGAGGGAGCATTTACAGGCGCTAAATGAACACTTGCTTTCTCTTGAAACAGAACCTAAAAATGAAGGCATGGTTCGGGAGATCTTTCGTTCGGCGCATACATTAAAAGGAATGTCCGCAACGATGGGTTATGAGGATATGGCAAGCTTGACCCATGAGATGGAAAATGTTTTGGACGAAGTGCGCAATGGGAAAATGTCGGTTAGTCCAGAAATGATGGACATTCTTTTTCAATGTGTCGATTACTTGGAAGAAATGGTCCACTCGATTTCAAATCAGGGTGATGGTCGTTTAGACGTCAGTTCCGTTGTAAGCGGGTTAAAAAGAATTTTGTCTGGGAAGGAGGTTGCTGCCTCATCCGCACTTCCTCCTGTAGGTTCTACTGATGTCTCCGAAGTAAATCTATTGCAAGATGAAGAGCTTGATTGGACCTTTGATGAATTTGAATTAACGGTTATTAGACAATCAATGGAAAGTGGCTTTACTGTATTTTGGGTTCGCACCGCCATTTCAATTGATTGTGTCATGAAGGCAGCGCGTGCTTACATTGTTTATAGTGGCTTAGAAGCGCACGGAGAAATCATCAAATGTGTTCCCCCTGTGGAAGAACTTGAACAAGAGAAGATGGATCGGCTATTCGACATTGTGCTCATTACGGATAAACAAAACGAAGATTTAGAAAAAGTTGTGCTTGAAGTTGCTGAAGTCGACTCAGTAACAATCAAGCAGCTCGACCCTCACCAATTTTTGTATTCCACTTCTAATGAAATAGATGTTGCGACGCCTGATGTAAATCCATTGGAAGAAGCTGTACAAGCGACGAAGGAAACGGCGCAGGTCCCTAAAAAAGAAACGAGAACTAAAACATCAAGTTTTCATCAGACGATTCGAGTTGATATTGAAAAACTGGATATTTTGATGAACTTATTTAGTGAACTTGTCATTGATCGTGGCCGCCTGGAGCAAATCGCCCGAGAATTACGTCACAACGGTTTACTCGAAACAGTCGAGCATATGAATCGTATTTCAGGCGACTTACAAAACACGATCTTAACGATTCGCATGATTCCGTTGGATTCTGTCTTTAATCGGTTTCCGCGCATGATCCGTGATTTAACGCGGGAACTAGACAAAAAGATTGAACTTGTGATCGAAGGTGCCGATACGGAATTAGACCGCACGTTGATTGATGAAATTGGCGATCCGCTTGTTCACCTGTTGAGAAATTCGGCCGATCATGGCATTGAGAATCCTAAGCAGCGACTTGAAGCGGGCAAATCAGAAACGGGAACTATTTTTCTGCGCGCCTATTACAGCGGCAATCACGTGATGATTGAAGTAGAGGACAATGGGAAAGGAATCGGACGAGAAGGCGTTCTTAAAAAGGCGCTCGAGCAAAATTTGATTACCGAGCAGCAAGTTGGATCATTAACTGACAAGCAAGTACATGAACTGTTGTTTAATTCTGGTTTTAGCACAGCAGAACAAATTTCTGGCGTGTCGGGACGCGGCGTTGGCCTTGATGTTGTTAAAACGGGAATTGAAGCGTTAGGCGGGACTATTTCCGTTGATTCAACACCTGGTGTAGGGACACGTTTCCTCATTCAACTCCCATTAACGTTGTCGATCATTTCATCGATGCTGGTCCAAGTTGAGCATGAAGTATATGCTGTGCCGTTGAGTTCAATTATGGAAACAGCCGTGTTTAGTCGGGATCAAATTATGAGTGTTCAACAACGCGAAGTTATTGATTTCCGCGGGAAAATCGTTCCACTCATTAATTTGAAAGAGATTTTCCAACTCCCGAATCAAGACGTCTCTCTTCAAGAAGAGGTGTCTGTGCTCATTATTCGTAAAGGGGAAAAAATGGCGGGTTTGATCATTGATTCGTTCATTGGTCAGCAGGATATTGTTTTAAAATCGCTCGGAAAATACTTGCCAAATGTGTTTGCTATTTCTGGAGCAACGATACTTGGCAACGGACAAGTGGCTCTGATCATTGATTGTAATCAATTGATTCGATAATCGATTGATTTAGTGAAGGGGGAAAAAACGTGATAGGACAGGAGGAACAGGCAACGCAACAAATGAAAGTCATCGTTTTTCAATTGTTTGAAAA
This genomic window contains:
- a CDS encoding protein-glutamate methylesterase/protein-glutamine glutaminase, which translates into the protein MRKTKVLVVDDSAFMRKVLSEILSTDAGIEVVGTARNGQDAIAKVAEIKPDVVTMDIEMPKMDGIEALRFLMENNPLPIVMISSLTQQGADATVQALELGAIDFISKPSGAISLDIHKVKEQIIEKVKSAAQANPKRIMAVLKRDQTKINVLNQREPRGLLQTATTSAPHLIVIGVSTGGPNALKCLLEELPEDFPAALFIVQHMPARFTKSLARRLNDVCELQVREAEQGVVAQAGYAYIAPGDYHMEIRARHRGGWQIELNQDDPVGSHRPSVDKLFESVSKLNHPSKIAIILTGMGSDGTKGLELMKQSGCREAIAEAESSCVIFGMPRAAIHSGNIDRILPIHEIGPYLTKKLINRTE
- a CDS encoding chemotaxis protein CheA, encoding MEMNQYLNLFIEESREHLQALNEHLLSLETEPKNEGMVREIFRSAHTLKGMSATMGYEDMASLTHEMENVLDEVRNGKMSVSPEMMDILFQCVDYLEEMVHSISNQGDGRLDVSSVVSGLKRILSGKEVAASSALPPVGSTDVSEVNLLQDEELDWTFDEFELTVIRQSMESGFTVFWVRTAISIDCVMKAARAYIVYSGLEAHGEIIKCVPPVEELEQEKMDRLFDIVLITDKQNEDLEKVVLEVAEVDSVTIKQLDPHQFLYSTSNEIDVATPDVNPLEEAVQATKETAQVPKKETRTKTSSFHQTIRVDIEKLDILMNLFSELVIDRGRLEQIARELRHNGLLETVEHMNRISGDLQNTILTIRMIPLDSVFNRFPRMIRDLTRELDKKIELVIEGADTELDRTLIDEIGDPLVHLLRNSADHGIENPKQRLEAGKSETGTIFLRAYYSGNHVMIEVEDNGKGIGREGVLKKALEQNLITEQQVGSLTDKQVHELLFNSGFSTAEQISGVSGRGVGLDVVKTGIEALGGTISVDSTPGVGTRFLIQLPLTLSIISSMLVQVEHEVYAVPLSSIMETAVFSRDQIMSVQQREVIDFRGKIVPLINLKEIFQLPNQDVSLQEEVSVLIIRKGEKMAGLIIDSFIGQQDIVLKSLGKYLPNVFAISGATILGNGQVALIIDCNQLIR